From the genome of Rhodohalobacter sp. SW132:
AGTTGCAATTGTAAGTGAGGTGGCGTTCATTGCTACTGGAATAGCTTTTTGATGCACCAGTTCATCAATCACCTCTTTAGGAATCCGTTCTACATAGGATTTAATCTTCTCAATCTGATCATGGTCGAGCTGCTCGAGTCCGAAGTAAATTTCATCAAAAGCATAAATGCTGGCAATTTCACGCATCACTGCGTGTCGGTCCAGACTCAGATCCTGGTGAAGGATCTGACCAATTCGCCTTGTTGAACCTTGTGGTTCTTCATTCAAAATTTTGAACGCAAGACTTAACTCTTCTTCACTGATAACTCCCCGGCTGAGCAGCAGGTTACCAATATGTTGTTTTGCGTTAACCTTCCCCATTCCTGAACATTTTGGCTTTCATTCTGCATCTGGTTCTCGCAAATCTTTAAGCAGAGCGCATAGAACAGACTGACGATTCTTTCTAATCGGGTATTCGTTAGTTATGAAAAGCAATCCCAGAACTTTATCGCAAAGTTGTTTTAACAAAGGGAGCCTGCTTTTGTATTATTTCATATCCAACACAAACGATTTTATACTTTATCGACCGGCATGAAAAAAACTAAAACCAAACTCTAAAACTGAAGCAGATTACATTTTTGAGTAAAGCTATTTATATCGGAGAGATGCGAAATCACAATAGTTTAAACCGGGTGAAGAAAAATGAATTGATCATTAGTACCGTCATGCCGGACTCAGATCCGGCATCTTTTGCCTGTATTAGAGTTAGAGATAATAGATCTCACTTCCCTGGTAGAGAGAGAGTGCGAGATGATGCGCATTTTGGACAGCTATTAGGCAAAATAAAAAAAGCGTAACCTGAGATTCAGATTACGCTTTTTTAAGCGGAGGGGGAGGGATTCGAACCCTCGGTACCTCTTTCGAGGTACACACGCTTTCCAGGCGAGCCCATTCGACCACTCTGGCACCCCTCCAAAAGATTCGAAGCACAGAATATAGGAGTTTGATTCCCTACATTCAACAATAGAAACCTGTGGCTCTGATTTTAAAAACTATTCGCCCGGCATAACAGATTTTTTTACTTCGCCGGTCTCAATATCTGCATCCACATCATCCACGAAATACATGGATGCGGCAGCAATCAGCATCGCCAGGCCTCCGAGCATCAGCGAGTAAATCGCCTCCCCATCGAACCAGTTCCGGGTTACAAATCCGAGCATGCTGGCTGCAATGATCTGAGGAATCACAATGAAGAAGTTAAAAATCCCCATATAGAGTCCCATCTTTTTGGCCGGGAGTGATCCGGCAAGAATGGCATACGGCATCGCCAGAATACTTGCCCAGGCAAATCCGATTCCTACCATGGATACAATGAGCATATTTGGAGATGTCATAAAGTAGATCGAAATGTAGCTGAGCCCCCCGCAAATCAGTGCAATCGCGTGAACAGTTTTTCTGCTGGTGCGTTTGGCCATCGGTGCAAGGGCAAATGCGATCACGGCAGCAAACCCATTATAAACAGCAAAGAGAATTCCAACCCAGTCGGCTCCTTCATTATAGAGCGCAGATGTTGTATCACTTGTGCCGTAAATATGTGATGTTACCGCAGCTGTAGTATAAATCCAGAGCGAAAAGAGAGCAAACCAGGAGAAGAACTGCACCACAGAAAGCTGTATCATCGTTTTTGGCATGGTGAGAAAATCGTGTGCCACTACAACAAGTCCCTGTTCTGTTTTACCTCCTCTTTGCAGTATTCCGGCAGCGAGTGAAATCAATCCAAGCACAGCCAGACCCACCGTTACGATGTATAGATCAAAATCATAGTTACCAAAATAGACTACTGCAGTGAGACCGAGCCCCAACGCTGTGAAAATATATCCGAATGTTACTTTCTTCTGCCCTTCACCCGCTTCAATCGGGATATCGCGTTTTACCTCTTCAGCATCAGCATCCAGTTTTTCATTTTCATAGGCTTCAAAAGCTTCCAGCTCTTCAGGGGTATATTCTCTGGTGCGAAGAACGGTCCATAAAACGGCAAGAAAGAAAATCGCTGCACCAATGTAGAATGACCATTTTACAGATGGCGGTATCACCCCTTCCGGTGCGGTGTTTGCAACCCCGAACCAATTGGTCATCATCCAGGGAAGCGCAGAAGCAACAACGGCGCCTGTCCCGATAAAAAAGCTCTGCATTGCAAACCCTTTGGTTCGCTGTTCAGACGGAAGCATATCTCCCACAAAAGCCCGGAACGGTTCCATCGACACATTAATTGAGGCGTCCAGGATCCAGAGCATTCCGGCCGCAACCCAAAGTACCGGCGAGTTGGGCATGATCACCAGTGCTGCTGATGCCGCAATGGCACCGTAGAGGAAATATGGCCGCCGCCTTCCGAGGCGTGTCCATGTGCGGTCGCTGAAATACCCGATAATCGGCTGTACCACCAGCCCCGTTACGGGAGCGGCAATCCAAAGGAGCGGGATTGCGCCTACATCAGCGCCAAGTGTTTCAAAAATCCGGCTAACGTTTGCGTTCTGCAGTGCAAAACCGAACTGGATTCCGAGAAATCCGAAACTCATATTCCAGATTTGCCAGAAACTTAATTTGGGGCGTGGTTTGGGGTTCATATCACGTAGTTAATTTTGGAAATTTCTGAATCTCAGTTTATTGCCGTCTTTCAAATAGTTTATAGGAATTACCTTCAAGCTGCATGGTAGCGCTGATTTCAACTTGCTCACCGGAAAAAACATCACTCCAAACACCCTGACTTCCTGAATCGAATCTAAACTCTACTTCTTCATCAGAAAAATTGAGCACAACAAATACACGCTCATCATCGGCAACCCGCTTGTATGAGAAGATCACATCATCGCGGTCTGTGGAGGATTTGAGATAGCTTCCACCCTGCTCACCGTTCCAGAGCGCACGGTTATCGCGGTTCAGGTGGAGCAGTGTTCTGTAGAAGTCTTCATATTTATAATCGCCCCACTCTATTTCATCTTTTTCAAAAAATTCCAGCTGCTTGTCCAGGCCTGATTCCTGACCATTATAAACCAACGGCATTCCCCAAACGGTAGCTGAGAGCACCGCAAAATTTTCGAAATTGTCACCATAAAGTTCAGTGTCGCTCCCGGACCATGAATTTTCATCGTGGTTGGTGGTGAAGAACATCCGGTAGTCGGATCGGCTGAATTGATCAAAATTACGGGAGAGCGCCCGGTCCAGATCGCTCAGGTCAGCTTCACCAGCGCCGATATCGCGAATGGTCTGTGCATAATCCCATGCGTATGACATATCGAATGCCTGATGAAGTTCCGGCTCTTCTGCTTCAGCCAGCATAAACACCGGCTTGATCTGATCGAGCCGCTCCCGTGCATCGATCCAGAATTCTGTAGGCACCATATAGGCGACATCCGCGCGGTATCCGTCCACGCCATATTCGCGGACCCAGTACTCCATCGCCTGGATCATCTGCTCCTGCATTTCGGGATTTTCAACATCAAGCTGAATGACATCCTCCCAATCCTCTACCGGGGGAAAAAAGTTGCCATCTCCATCTGTTTCGTAAAATTCCGGATTCGTTTCAGTCCAAACAGCATCCCATGCGGTGTGATTGGCTACCCAGTCGAGAATCAGTTTCATATCGTGATCATGGGCTTTTTCAACCAGGTTTTTGAAATCATCTTTGGTGCCAAACTCAGGATTCACATCGGTATAATCCACAATGGAGTAGTAGCTGCCGAGCGTGCCTTTCCGGTTCTCTTCTCCGATGGGATGGATCGGCATCAGCCATAGAATTTTAACGCCCATTTCCTGAAGCCGCGGAATATCTTCTGCAAATGCGTTAAATGTTCCCTCAGGTGTATTCTGCCGGATGTTCACCTCGTAAATGGTTGCGTTATACGCCCAGTCAGGCGGTGCTGCCGAATAGGTTTCCCCTTCAGCGGTATATTCTGTTTCATCACAGGAAACAGCCGTAAATGTCAGTGAAAGCAGGAGCGTAAAAAGTGCTCCCATGCGCAGATTTAGTTTAAACATAAGGTGTTTCTTTCTGTTCAATTAATAGATCCCTGTTCGGGTACGTGACAATTATTTAATAAGAGACATTTTCCGGGTGACGGATGTCGAACCGGCTTCAAGGCGCGTGAAGTAGATCCCGCTGCTTAAACCGGATGCATCAAATGAAACGGTGAACGTTCCTGCCGGATGCTGCTGATCCTGCACAAGAGTGGCCACTTCACGTCCCAGCATGTCGTAAACAGCTATGGTAACGTCCGATCGTTCAGGAATTTCATACGAAATGTTAGTCGTAGGATTAAAAGGATTCGGATAGTTTGGATTTAAACGAAATGTCTGGGGCTGCGTGGATTCCTCCTGCCGTTCGCTGCTCACAAATACATCCTCACCGGCAGGTTCCACAAATTGAGAGGTGTAGATTCGGACTTCACCCGGCTGCAGTTCAAATGTCTGATCAGCGGTTTCTGCATTCAGAGTTGTTCCCGTAACAAAATCAAACCATTCCCCGCTGTCCGGAAAAGTGACGGTTGATGACTGCGTTTCCACATCAAAATTACCGACGATCATCGCGTCCATGGTTTCGTGCTGCATCCGCATCCATTTGACTTCTCCGCCAAGTGATGATTCAAATACGGTTTCTCGGCTCGTGAATACCGGGTTTTCATTTCTCAGACGAAGCATTTCGCTCCAAGACCGGTAGACATTCTGACGCGCACTATTTTCGTAATAATCCCATCTCACCGGTTTCTGATCTGTCCGGCCGGGATCGGAAGGTTCACAATCTCCATCGGATCCGTCTCCCGGTTTCAGGCATTCATTTGGTCCGCCGCCATATCCCAGTTCACCGAACTGCCAGAGCATTCTCGGACCGGGAACCGTAAGAAAAAATGCTGCAACAGACTTCTGACGCTCAAGGGCGGTGAGATCGTGAGTTACATCGTAGCTTCCATCAGAACTGGAGTTTCCAAATTTGAGGTTTTTGAGCATCATCCACTGCTCATCATGGCTTTCCATATAGCTGATACCGTTTGCCACATCCAGCCCGTTGATATTGCCAAAGTATGTGTTTGTCAGGTTTGATGTGTATCCCATCGAAGCTTCAGAATATTCGTGGTTCATGTTGTTCCAGAACATCATTCCCTGGAAGCCTTCATCCCGGCCGTACACCGCAAGTTCCAGTTCTTCCTCCCGTTGAAAGTGCTCCAGAATGAGATACGCATCGGAATCAAAACTCCACATCTCATCGGCCATTCGCTTCAAATTGTCCACCCGCCCCTGGTTGTAATTATCTACGTTGGAGCTGATGCCGGGGTTGGCCGCAAATCCTTTGGTGAGATCAAACCTGAAACCGTCAACATTATACCGTTCCAGCCAGTGGCGATTTGCCCTGTCCAGCCAGTACTGAATGTATGGATGATCGTGATTGAGGTGATTAAACACGTTATATGCATGCCCCGGGCCAATCAGCGGATTTTCATTCCGGTCACTTCCTTTCAGGCGGATCAGCGGTGATTGATCGGTAGCGTGATTGTACACAACATCAAGAATCACGGCAATACCGCGCTGATGTGCCTCATCCACAAATCGCTTAAAATCTTCTGCGGGGCCGTACGCTTTCTCCAGTGCAAAATGAAATGCAGGATTGTATCCCCAGCTCAGGTTTCCGTCAAATTGCGAAACCGGCATCAGTTCGATGGCGTTGACTCCAAGCCGCTCAAAATATCCGAGCGTATCAGCCATGTTAGCGTACGTTCCTTCATCCAGAAAATCGCGGATGACCAGCTCATAAATCACCAGTTCCTCAGCGTGAGGACGCTCAAAATCGGGAACCTGCCAGTCATAGGCATCACGACCCGGATGGATCACACCTGCAATTTCCTGGGTTTGACCGGACGGGTACGGCATAAGGTCCGGGTAGATGCCGTCGTTGATGAGATAGATATCATTCCATGGATCCAAAACTTTTTCTGAAAATAGATCCGCCATTCGGATTTCTCCATCTACAAAATATTGAAACGCATACTCCTGTCCAGGCTGAAGGCCGTCGATCTCCACCCAGTAATGGTATCCGTCAAACGGTCCGGTTTCGTCCCGATTCATCATGTAGTCGGGATTTACTTCCCAATCATTAAAATCGCCGATGAGATACACAAATTCATTATCCGGAGCGAAAAGAGAGAACGTAACCCGTCCCGGATCATCATCGTGATAGGTAATTCCATCTTCAATACCGGCCTGCCGCGGCTGAACGGTCACATCCGGATTGACGATAATGTACAGTGAATCCTCCGTGCTGTTTCCCGATTCATCCTCGGCAACTACATAAAAATCGGTTCTGCCGGTGCTGGTCACTTCATAAGAGTAATTGAGTTCATTGGAGTCGCTAACAGATGCCAGCTCCGATTCCCCTTCAAATAACGTGATAGATGCCAGGGTACCGGATGGAGCCGATCCCACAATTTCGAACTCAACGATTTCATTCAGCTGGGTGAAATATGGATTAAGCGGTGATACATTCGGCCGGTTGAACCTGACCGTAAGTTCTCCATCGAAAATATCAACAAAAAGATCCTCGGTCTGGCGGGATCCATCTGCACTTCTAAAAACAAATGCGAGCTGATAAATTTGTTCAACCGATTCCGGAACGTCGTAAAATTCACGGATATCCTCGATTTCCAATTCCCAAAGATCATCTCCGAGATGGGAAAGCTGAAGTTCAGGTAAGTTTTCATTCCATTCTGCGATCACATATGACCAGTTATTACTGCCCATATCACTTTCGGAAATAATGACTCCGGTATGTGCGTACACATCTCCGGTAAACCCTTCAAGGTCGTTTCGATCCGCTTCTGATGCATCAAATGTAATGGTCAGGGGCTGATCTTCCGTTGGGAAATTTGGCTCCGTCTGGATGACTTGTCCGTTTACAACTCCTGTAAAGAGAAGAAACAGAGCTGTAAATGCTGTTGTGAGAATATTGTATCGATGTTGCTTCATAATCGTTTATGTGATGTTTTCTCTGTCAAGATTAACTTCCGAAGATGATCGGATGACCAGCTCGGGTTGATAGATTGTTTTAGAGGGGTGGAGAGATGGATTGTCGATTCGTTTGATCAGGCTTTCCGTTGCTTTTTCACCCATTTCGTAGATCGGCTGATGTACGGTAGAAAGGCCGATGTACTCCGCAATCGTAAGATTATCGTAACTAATGACCGGAATTTTTATTCCCGTCTCCTCCATTGCTTTTAAAGCTCCAATCGCTTTAATATCGGATGCGCATACGCAGGCTTCCGGCAATGGATGAATGTTTAAAATTTTCTTCATCGCCTGGTAACCGCTGCGCTCGGTAAACCCATCGCGGGACATATCATCTCCGCGCTGTACAAGATTTTTTTCAAATGGTATGTTAAAATCTTCAAGCGCCATTTGGTATCCCTTAAGACGCTGCTCAACCGGTACGGAACCGGGTAATGCACTTAAATGGGCTATGGATGTGCACCCTTTTTTGAGGAAATATTCTGTTGCAATGTATGAGCCCTCATAATTATCAACAGAGACAGAATCGAACATAGAGTTTGAATCATCAATCACTGAGATCGGAACATCAAACTTCTTGAAAACTTCCCACTGTTCAGGGTCAAAATGAAGGGACACAAACAGATAGCCATCAGACCACCGGCGTTTTAATTGATATTCAACTTGGGAAAAAACGTCTTCATCGGGTGTGATGTGAACAATATTCAGCTCAAAATTTTTATCAGTGAGTTTATCCTGTATTGCCCCGAGTACTTCCATGAAGAAGTGATTCGACATGATGGGGACAAACATCATAATACTGTTCTTTTTTTTCCGCGCCAGCCCCTGTGCAAATACCTGGGGATGGTACCCAAGCTCATCCGCAACCCGCATTACCTTCTGACGGGTCTGTTCTTTCACCCTCCCCTTGTTATTGAAGACTCTGGAAACAGTTGCTATACTTACACCGGCCGCTTTTGCTATATCGTAGATTGTTTTGGGCACAGTTGGTAGAGGTTTTTTTGATAATTGAAGATATGTTTGCTAAACCTTATACGAGTAGAGCCTACAAGCCAGGGATTATACTCTTAAGCTGAACTCCAACCTATTTGAACTCAGTTTACGGTATGAATAAATATGCAGAATGTAAGCGCTTACATAATATCAGCATAAAATTAGATAAGGTCAACAGCAGTTTTGCTCTCTGATGTAGCTTAGTATAAACAAAAACTGGCAAACGAGTTTTTTTGGTTGATTCCTCAAAACATTATCAACTTTTTTGCAACATTCGAAGGAACAGCTTATCTATCTGAATGGCTGCAAACAGATATATTTTTCCATCCCGTAAAGATCGAACCGAAACCGGCCGGCTGCAAATTGAAGAGGCTCTGAATACCCGTATCGGGAAGGAAATCCAGGATCGGCTGATTGAACATTCAAATGAGAGTGGTGTTCACCCCCTCCGGCAGGCGCATGATGCCTTCGCTTCCAGGGCTCTGCTTGCTCAAACCGCAGAAAAAACGCTGGATATTCAATATTACATCTGGAAAAAGGATCTTACCGGCACACTCATGTTTAAGGCTATTGTTGATGCTGCCAAACGGGGAGTACGTGTTCGTCTGCTGCTGGATGATAACGGCATTAACGGACTGGATGAGAGCCTGATAGCACTCAACCGATACTCAAATATCGACGTACGGCTTTTCAACCCCTTTTCATTGCGATGGCCAAAGTGGATGGGTTCTATCACAAACTTTACCAGACTGAATCGACGCATGCATAACAAATCGTTCACAGCGGATAATCAGGCCTCAATTGTAGGCGGAAGAAATATCGGTGATGAATATTTCGGAGCTGGTACCGGACAGCTATTTGCCGATCTTGATGTGCTTTTAATCGGGCAGGTTGTTCAGGAGATTTCTGAAGATTTTGATACTTATTGGAACAACACTCTTTCCATTCCGATTGACCAGATCGTGAAAAATACTGGTGAAAAAGAACATAAAAAGTTCTCCCAAACCATTTCTGAAATTGAGAACAAACCCGAAGCAACAGAATATATCGGGATCCTGAGAGACTCCAACTTTATCCGGGACTTGTTTAGTGGAAATCTCGATATGGTATGGGCTGACGTACGATTGGTCAGCGATAATCCCTCCAAAATTTTGGACAAATCAAAGCCGGACCAGAATCTCATACAACAGATTCAAAATATTGTAGGAGAACCACAGAAAGAGTTGATTCTGGTTTCCCCCTATTTTGTGCCAGCAAAAGCGGGCGTGGAAGTTTTCAGGAATATGGTAAAAAGAGGTGTGAGTATCCGGATTCTGACCAACTCACTGCAAGCAACTGATGTTAAAGTCGTTCATGCCGGTTATGAAAAAAGGAGGATTGAACTTCTGAAAGCCGGTATACAGCTGCATGAAATGAAAAGATTTTCAGATGACATGAAGTTTCGTGAACAGGCCGGTCCATTTGGGTCATCCGGATCCAGCCTTCACGCTAAAACGTTCTCTGTGGATGGCCAGCGAGTTTTCGTTGGATCATTTAATTTTGATCAACGCTCCTTACACCTTAATACCGAGATGGGCGTGGTGATTGAGAGCTCCAGGCTGGCCAATGATATTCGTGAAATTTTCGAGCAGGGTGTACCTGAAAATTCCTATGAAGTATCTCTAAATGAGAATGGAAAAATACAATGGATTGAGTATACCGATGAGGGAAAAATGATTCACAAGCAGGAACCAGAGACCAACCTCATGCAACTCATTTTTGTGAGGTTCTTTTCCATGATGCCAATTGAGCGGTTTTTGTAAATCAATCTGCTTCAAGCTCCTTCAGAAGACCTTCAATATCAAGCGGTTCCGTCACCATTTCGATCGATCCATCCTCCCTGTAATTCCACTGCTCTTTAGGTCTGTCGCGATACAGTTCGACGCCGTTTCCGTCCGGATCATTGAGATAGATCGCCTCGGAAACCCCGTGATCACTTGCACCGGAAATAGGATATTCCAGATCGATCAATCGCTTCACAATTCTGGCGAGATCTTTACGTGTTGGATAGAGAAATGCTGTGTGATAAAGTCCCGCCGCTCGCTTCTGTGCCGGTGCCCCGCCCTTGCTGTGCCAGGTATTAAGGCCGATATGGTGGTGATATCCGCCGGCAGACAAAAATGCAGCCTGATCTCCGTACATGGTGGTTAGCTCAAAACCGAGCAGATCGCGGTAGAACTTCAATGCACGCCCGAGATCGGTAACTTTCAGGTGAATATGCCCGACAGATGTACTTTCGGGAGCTTTGTAGGTTGATGGCATTGTGGATTCTGAGATTTGAGTTGCTGTTGTTTTTGAAAAATATGTAGCCCGAGACCTCCAAGGGTTTAAAACCCTTGGAGGGTTGTAGATGGTCTTTTTCGAAATATTTCAACACTTCTTATCCGGGCCGCAAACGGCTCCGTCGGTATCAGATATATTTCTAAGGTTCAACTCATCTTTCAGCTTCTCAAGAGCTTGTGTAAACACCTCAACAGGCTGAGCTCCGGAGATGGAGTATTTTTCGTTCAGAATGAAAAATGGCACTCCCTGGATACCCAGTTTCCGGGCATTTGTGATATCCTCAAGGATCTCCTTTTCGATAGAGTCACTCTGCAGCGCTTTGTGAACTTCCTCTTCATTAAGTCCCGCCTGCCTGGCCGTTTCAACAAGAAAATCATCGCTGTCGATATTTTTACCATCTATAAAGTAGCCTTTGAGTAAAAGCTCTTTCACCTCATTTTGTAGTTTGTTCTTTTTAGCGAGATGCAGCAGCCGGTGAGCTTTAAAGCTGTTTGCTGGTACGGTTTTGTCGAAATCGTATTCCAGGCCGGACTCTCTCGCCCTCTGTTCCATCTGCTTATGAATCTGCTTCGACTGCTCAAGGCTCCATCCTTTTCGCTTACCGAGCTCTTCATAAATCGTGGCATTGGGCTTGGTTTCTGCATCGGGAGCGAGTTCAAAACTGTGCCACACTACGTTAACGTTGTCCGTCAAACCGGTCTGATCAAGCGCATTTTCGAAGTTTCGTTTACCGATGTAGCAGAATGGACAGACAATATCTGACCATATATCCACAGTAAACGCTGTAGTTTTTTGATCGGGATTTAGATTCTCCAGGTTATTCATACGTACGTCCTATTTTATTGTCAACGCTCCAGCTGTTTGCATGTACATTCCAGAGCAGGAAAAAGGTGATGATCGCGTAAATTAAATTATTAGCCGTTGTAGCCGGATCGCCTGAAAGTACCGCGCCAAATGTAAGAGCGGTGATTAAGAGTCCGGTGCCTGTAAGCGTGATCATACTAAACAATCCCAGGATCAAAAAGAGTCCGAGGATCAGTTCTGCGAATGGCAGAACCCAAACAAACGGAACCAGTAAAATTTCGGGGAGCAGGCCGGCAAACCGATCCATCATAAAATCGGCAAAATTCGCGATGCCCTGGTTAAAGAATTTACTCGCTCCAAACGTAAAAAATGCTACTCCAAGAGTAATTCTTAATATGAAATATGCTATTTGCTGCGGTTTGGTAATTGGTTGATTCAATGTGTTTGAGTTTATTGTAATGTTTTGAATTAAATTCTGTATTAGTTTCGTGTCGGAAGATAAAAATATCCCCTTGAGATGCTGTGAAACAATGATTTATGATATTTTGATAACCAAAAAAATATACCGACGAGATCGCTATGTACGAAAACAATATGAATAAATATCCTCTGCGGATGTTTGCGCCCTTGCGGTAAAAAATTTAAAGGCACCTATTATTTGGCAAGGAATATTCTCATAGCACCTAATGGGGAGTTTCGAAGCAGAGTGTAGGCGAGGGATGTTCATCCCCTCGCTCTTCCGGCAGCTGTCGATACTTACTGAATTACAAACTCACCGTCTGCCTTAATTTCAACATTATTGCTAATCATGGGCGGTGGAAATCCATTCCCGAGGTTGAATTCTGATCTGTCAATGGTGCCAGAAATCTGGATACCAGCAACCGGGGCGCCATCGGCCATTGGGTTTTCAACGGTTCCGCGGTGAACCATGGTCATAGTTACTTCACGGGTTACATCCAGAAGAGTAAGGTCGCCGGTCAGTTCAAAAACGCCCTCTTCTACCGTACGGATCGAACGGCTGCTAAACGTCATCTCGGGATACTGTTCTACATGGAAAAAATCTTCACTTCGGAGGTGATCGTCACGGTCCTGCACTCGTGTATTTACAGTAGCTGTCTGGACCGTCAATTCGATTTGTGCATCACTAAAATCCTCTTCAGAGGCGGTAATGGAAACGCTGTACTCCCCAAAGTGCCCCGGAACATCCGCGATACCTAAGTGAGTTACGGTAAATCCGAGATTGGAGTGATACTGATCATGAACCCACGTATCCTGGGCGATAATCGTGAGTGGTAAAAGTAAAAATATTAAAAGTGCGGTTAGTTGCTTCATAGGTTGTTTTGGTTTTGGTTATTGATGTGTAATTAAAATTTGTGAATTGAATAAATCTCATTTTACCTCTATCAGGACGGGCTGAAACCCGGAGGCAGAGATCATGTCTCTTACAGTGTCCAGTGCTTTCTTTTGTCTGGAGTGAAGGTGAACATTATTTGTGCTGCTTTTTGCCGGAAAGAGTCCCACTACTCTGGAATTTGGGAAATAGGATTCTACCTGTTCCAGATCATCTGCACGCTCGGCCTTTAAAAGCGTAACGATGATCTTTTGTGTGGATACTTCATTTATCTTTTCTGACAGATCTTTAAGATCGATCCCGTTTTTAAGAATCAAAATTACATCTGCTTCCCAGCTTGCCTGGTGCGAACATTCCAAAAACTCAATATCAGCGCCTTCAACAGATGAACTGATCTCATCAGAAAGCCTCTCAGCCTCTTCCCTGTTCTCTTCAATAAGCAGCAATCTATAGTTATCCCTGCACAGAGCGTTGACGAAAGATCTGCCAATCCCATTGCTGCTGCCAATAATCGCTACGGTCTGTTTTGTAATAGGCATGATGGTGATTCTGATTTCCGACTAAATTTACAACCGTAAAGTAAGCCGGCCGGCGTCCCCTTCTCCTTGATATGTGATAAGAAATTCCCTTGATATATATCAAGAGCAGAGTCTCACGATAGATTATAATGTCATGTCAATGATGAGCCATACAAAGAGAATGATCCATGAATTACATATTGATCCGGTTAGAATCAATTTTTAGAAAAACTCATGCGACTTCAGAATCAATTTTCGATTTGGCTTTCGGCTCTAAGTTGATGTTCAACCTTTGATATAAATTTCGATTTCTTGATTTTATCATTATTAATTTTGAGATAACATAAATAAAATAATGGAAGAAGCAAGGATAACCTCGAGAGCGGTGGTACAAGTAGAACAAGATGAATAAAATACTATTAGCTGGTTCAACGGGATATTTAGGA
Proteins encoded in this window:
- a CDS encoding MFS transporter, whose product is MNPKPRPKLSFWQIWNMSFGFLGIQFGFALQNANVSRIFETLGADVGAIPLLWIAAPVTGLVVQPIIGYFSDRTWTRLGRRRPYFLYGAIAASAALVIMPNSPVLWVAAGMLWILDASINVSMEPFRAFVGDMLPSEQRTKGFAMQSFFIGTGAVVASALPWMMTNWFGVANTAPEGVIPPSVKWSFYIGAAIFFLAVLWTVLRTREYTPEELEAFEAYENEKLDADAEEVKRDIPIEAGEGQKKVTFGYIFTALGLGLTAVVYFGNYDFDLYIVTVGLAVLGLISLAAGILQRGGKTEQGLVVVAHDFLTMPKTMIQLSVVQFFSWFALFSLWIYTTAAVTSHIYGTSDTTSALYNEGADWVGILFAVYNGFAAVIAFALAPMAKRTSRKTVHAIALICGGLSYISIYFMTSPNMLIVSMVGIGFAWASILAMPYAILAGSLPAKKMGLYMGIFNFFIVIPQIIAASMLGFVTRNWFDGEAIYSLMLGGLAMLIAAASMYFVDDVDADIETGEVKKSVMPGE
- a CDS encoding alpha-amylase family glycosyl hydrolase, translating into MFKLNLRMGALFTLLLSLTFTAVSCDETEYTAEGETYSAAPPDWAYNATIYEVNIRQNTPEGTFNAFAEDIPRLQEMGVKILWLMPIHPIGEENRKGTLGSYYSIVDYTDVNPEFGTKDDFKNLVEKAHDHDMKLILDWVANHTAWDAVWTETNPEFYETDGDGNFFPPVEDWEDVIQLDVENPEMQEQMIQAMEYWVREYGVDGYRADVAYMVPTEFWIDARERLDQIKPVFMLAEAEEPELHQAFDMSYAWDYAQTIRDIGAGEADLSDLDRALSRNFDQFSRSDYRMFFTTNHDENSWSGSDTELYGDNFENFAVLSATVWGMPLVYNGQESGLDKQLEFFEKDEIEWGDYKYEDFYRTLLHLNRDNRALWNGEQGGSYLKSSTDRDDVIFSYKRVADDERVFVVLNFSDEEVEFRFDSGSQGVWSDVFSGEQVEISATMQLEGNSYKLFERRQ
- a CDS encoding alpha-amylase family glycosyl hydrolase — protein: MKQHRYNILTTAFTALFLLFTGVVNGQVIQTEPNFPTEDQPLTITFDASEADRNDLEGFTGDVYAHTGVIISESDMGSNNWSYVIAEWNENLPELQLSHLGDDLWELEIEDIREFYDVPESVEQIYQLAFVFRSADGSRQTEDLFVDIFDGELTVRFNRPNVSPLNPYFTQLNEIVEFEIVGSAPSGTLASITLFEGESELASVSDSNELNYSYEVTSTGRTDFYVVAEDESGNSTEDSLYIIVNPDVTVQPRQAGIEDGITYHDDDPGRVTFSLFAPDNEFVYLIGDFNDWEVNPDYMMNRDETGPFDGYHYWVEIDGLQPGQEYAFQYFVDGEIRMADLFSEKVLDPWNDIYLINDGIYPDLMPYPSGQTQEIAGVIHPGRDAYDWQVPDFERPHAEELVIYELVIRDFLDEGTYANMADTLGYFERLGVNAIELMPVSQFDGNLSWGYNPAFHFALEKAYGPAEDFKRFVDEAHQRGIAVILDVVYNHATDQSPLIRLKGSDRNENPLIGPGHAYNVFNHLNHDHPYIQYWLDRANRHWLERYNVDGFRFDLTKGFAANPGISSNVDNYNQGRVDNLKRMADEMWSFDSDAYLILEHFQREEELELAVYGRDEGFQGMMFWNNMNHEYSEASMGYTSNLTNTYFGNINGLDVANGISYMESHDEQWMMLKNLKFGNSSSDGSYDVTHDLTALERQKSVAAFFLTVPGPRMLWQFGELGYGGGPNECLKPGDGSDGDCEPSDPGRTDQKPVRWDYYENSARQNVYRSWSEMLRLRNENPVFTSRETVFESSLGGEVKWMRMQHETMDAMIVGNFDVETQSSTVTFPDSGEWFDFVTGTTLNAETADQTFELQPGEVRIYTSQFVEPAGEDVFVSSERQEESTQPQTFRLNPNYPNPFNPTTNISYEIPERSDVTIAVYDMLGREVATLVQDQQHPAGTFTVSFDASGLSSGIYFTRLEAGSTSVTRKMSLIK
- a CDS encoding LacI family DNA-binding transcriptional regulator: MPKTIYDIAKAAGVSIATVSRVFNNKGRVKEQTRQKVMRVADELGYHPQVFAQGLARKKKNSIMMFVPIMSNHFFMEVLGAIQDKLTDKNFELNIVHITPDEDVFSQVEYQLKRRWSDGYLFVSLHFDPEQWEVFKKFDVPISVIDDSNSMFDSVSVDNYEGSYIATEYFLKKGCTSIAHLSALPGSVPVEQRLKGYQMALEDFNIPFEKNLVQRGDDMSRDGFTERSGYQAMKKILNIHPLPEACVCASDIKAIGALKAMEETGIKIPVISYDNLTIAEYIGLSTVHQPIYEMGEKATESLIKRIDNPSLHPSKTIYQPELVIRSSSEVNLDRENIT